CAGAAACTACAGAAAATACAGGCGATGCTTATGCTGTAAGTCTTATTTATAGCGGTAACTTCTTAGCTAATACAGAAGTTGATATGTATAACAATAGCAGATTGCAAATTGGTATCAATCCATTTGATTTCACATGGCAATTAAAAGCTGGTGAAAGCTTCCAAGCTCCAGAAGCTGTACTCGTATATTCTGGTGAAGGTTTAACAGGCATGAGCCATATTTATCAGAATTTCTACGGCAAACGTTTAATGCGTGGTTATTGGCGTGATAAAGTACGTCCAGTTCTCATTAATAACTGGGAAGCAACATATTTTGATTTTGATGAAGTTAAAATCAAAGCAATTGCTAAACAGGCAAGTGAATTCGGTATTGAATTGTTCGTACTTGATGATGGCTGGTTTGGTGAAAGAAATAATGATGACCGTTCACTCGGTGATTGGGTTGTCAATGAAAATAAAATTCATGGTGGCTTGAAAAAACTCGTTGATGAAGTAAATGCTATGGGACTTAAATTCGGCTTATGGTTTGAACCAGAAATGGTTTGTCCTATCAGTAAATTATATGAAGCACATCCTGATTGGTGCTTGCATATCGAAGGCCGTACTCGTTCCACTGCTCGCCGTCAACTGATTTTAGACCTTTCCCGCAAAGAAGTTTGTGATTATGTAATTGAATCTGTTTCAAGTGTATTATCCAGTGCAAATATCGAATATGTAAAATGGGATATGAACCGCAATATGACAGAAATCGGTTCTGCTACACTTCCACCAGAAAATCAGCGTGAAGTAGCTCATCGTTATATGCTCGGTTTATATCGCATCATGGATGAAATCACTTCAAGATTCCCTAAAATTTTATTTGAAAGCTGCTCTGGTGGTGGCGGTCGTTTTGACCCAGGTATCTTATACTACATGCCACAGACTTGGACAAGTGATGATACTGATGCTATGGAACGTCTTGCTATCCAGTATGGTACTTCTATGGTTTATCCATCAGTATCCATGGGTTGCCATGTTTCCGCAGTACCAAACCATCAAGTACATCGTATAACACCATTTGCTACTCGTGGTATTTGTGCAATGAGTGGTAACTTTGGTTATGAACTCGATTTAACAAAACTCACTGAAATTGAAAAAATGCAGGCAAAATCTCAAGTTGCTTTCTATAAAGAAGTTAGAGAACTTATTCAGTTTGGCGATTTCTATCGTTTACAGAGCCCATTTGGCAGCAATACATGTGCTTGGAGCTTTGTTGCTAAAGATAAATCTGAAGCAATTGTAAGCTTCTTCCGCAAAATGGCTGAACCAAACTGCGCTTTTGCAACAGTTTATGCTACTGGCTTAGACGCAGACGCAAAATACAAAGATATGCGCACCGGCGAAGTTTATGGCGGTGATGAATTAATGCAAGTTGGTATTAATGTACCATATGCAATTACATCTGCTCCAAAAGCAACAGACGATGCTAAAGATATGTATGCAGGTATGATTACTG
The window above is part of the Megamonas hypermegale genome. Proteins encoded here:
- a CDS encoding alpha-galactosidase, translating into MILFNEQAKTFHLKTAKTSYVMKVLDSGHLIHVYWGKSLHTNNLDYAVRRRDFFSFVANTDNIQEFHLEALAQEYPGYGSTDLRSPAIELVYGDGTSATDFRYLSHKITAGKPKLEGLPATYVESEDEAQTLEITLLDKVKNVEVVLSYSVFDKFDAIARSVKVVNKSDDTVKIQRVLSANVDFKDGNFEMIQLSGSWARERHIIRTPLRSGGQCVESRRGASSHAQNPFMALVRPETTENTGDAYAVSLIYSGNFLANTEVDMYNNSRLQIGINPFDFTWQLKAGESFQAPEAVLVYSGEGLTGMSHIYQNFYGKRLMRGYWRDKVRPVLINNWEATYFDFDEVKIKAIAKQASEFGIELFVLDDGWFGERNNDDRSLGDWVVNENKIHGGLKKLVDEVNAMGLKFGLWFEPEMVCPISKLYEAHPDWCLHIEGRTRSTARRQLILDLSRKEVCDYVIESVSSVLSSANIEYVKWDMNRNMTEIGSATLPPENQREVAHRYMLGLYRIMDEITSRFPKILFESCSGGGGRFDPGILYYMPQTWTSDDTDAMERLAIQYGTSMVYPSVSMGCHVSAVPNHQVHRITPFATRGICAMSGNFGYELDLTKLTEIEKMQAKSQVAFYKEVRELIQFGDFYRLQSPFGSNTCAWSFVAKDKSEAIVSFFRKMAEPNCAFATVYATGLDADAKYKDMRTGEVYGGDELMQVGINVPYAITSAPKATDDAKDMYAGMITDAIQGDYGAFIWHFKKVD